A region from the Musa acuminata AAA Group cultivar baxijiao chromosome BXJ1-10, Cavendish_Baxijiao_AAA, whole genome shotgun sequence genome encodes:
- the LOC103968914 gene encoding reticulon-like protein B2, with protein MAEHSEESTVTEKIEEEPRKPAGSSSSDSDSDSDGEEPVQSSSVKAKVYRLFGREKPVHQVLGGGKSADVMLWKDKKISAGALSAATAIWVLFELVGYHLLTFVCHGLVLSLVTLFLWSKACTFINKSPPRIPEVSIPEDQAVQVARTLRYEMNRAFAVLREVALGRDVKKFLTVIAGLWLLSMVGSSVNFLTLVYILFVTLHTVPVLYEKYEDKVDAAAEKAMAEIKKQCAVLDDKVLSKIPRGPLKDKKH; from the exons ATGGCGGAGCATTCTGAGGAGTCGACCGTGACGGAGAAGATCGAGGAGGAGCCACGCAAACCTGctggctcctcctcctccgattCCGATTCCGATTCCGACGGCGAGGAGCCGGTGCAGTCTTCCTCCGTCAAAGCCAAAGTCTACCGCCTCTTCGGCAGGGAGAAGCCCGTCCACCAAGTGCTCGGTGGCGGCAAAT CTGCTGATGTGATGCTGTGGAAGGACAAGAAGATCTCAGCTGGAGCTCTCAGCGCTGCTACCGCTATTTGGGTTCTGTTCGAGTTAGTCGGCTACCATCTGTTGACTTTTGTGTGCCATGGCCTCGTACTCTCTTTGGTGACCCTCTTCTTGTGGTCCAAAGCTTGCACCTTTATCAACAA ATCTCCGCCACGAATTCCAGAGGTGAGCATTCCTGAAGACCAAGCTGTGCAAGTTGCGCGCACGCTTAGGTATGAGATGAACAGGGCCTTTGCTGTtctcagggaggttgcactgggACGGGATGTAAAGAAGTTTCTTACT GTGATTGCTGGGCTCTGGTTGCTGTCGATGGTCGGAAGCTCGGTCAATTTCTTGACCTTGGTATACATAT TGTTCGTGACACTGCACACAGTGCCAGTTCTCTACGAGAAGTACGAGGATAAGGTCGATGCTGCAGCGGAAAAGGCGATGGCAGAGATCAAGAAGCAGTGTGCTGTGCTTGATGACAAGGTTCTTAGTAAGATCCCTAGGGGTCCGTTGAAGGACAAGAAGCACTAG
- the LOC135584779 gene encoding uncharacterized protein LOC135584779, whose amino-acid sequence MAVAFVRTISRGSRRSILSLSFHLSNPRPFPPASPIALTPKNYSGPAFAPFCGFLRPPAPCLRCPHRGLCGIPRSNDDLKVAPLAPPDDPPKKKGKSAKKKSRVDFTKVDPTLLPTVILVGRPNVGKSALFNRLIRRREALVYNTPDDHVTRDIREGIAKLGDLRFRVLDSAGLETAATSGSILHRTTEMTGNVLARTKFAIFLIDVRDGLQPLDMEVGKWLRKHGHGIHTIVAMNKSESLDEQGLLTAEAGQAYTLGFGDPIAISAETGFGMAELYETLCPLLEDYMLQLPSDNHARDVISSDAEENGDCKSPLQLAIVGRPNVGKSTLLNALLQEERVLVGPEAGLTRDSIRAHFRFEERTVFLVDTAGWLQRSGKEKGPASLSVMQTRKNLMRAHVIAVVLDAEEIAKAKTSMKHSEVVIARQAVEEGRALVVIVNKMDLLRGKHNSILREKVIKAVPQEIQTVLPQVTGIPVVFVSALEGRGRVAIMRQVVDTYQKWCLRLPTARLNRWLRKVMSRHSWKDQATQPKIKYFTQVKARPPTFVAFLSGKTHLADTDIRFLTKSLKEDFDLGGIPIRITQHSVPRKAELSKKSKKPSTRMNARILSEKRVASTELVSS is encoded by the exons ATGGCGGTCGCCTTCGTCCGAACCATCTCGAGAGGAAGCCGCAGATCTATTCTTTCTCTCAGTTTCCACCTCTCGAATCCTCGACCTTTTCCCCCCGCTTCTCCCATCGCGCTGACCCCGAAGAACTATTCAGGACCTGCCTTTGCCCCCTTCTGCGGATTCCTCCGACCTCCGGCGCCGTGTCTTCGCTGCCCGCACCGTGGTCTATGTGGAATACCGCGCTCAAACGATGACCTCAAAGTCGCTCCCTTGGCGCCCCCGGATGACCCGCCGAAGAAAAAGGGCAAGAGCGCGAAGAAGAAATCGCGGGTGGATTTCACCAAGGTCGATCCGACGCTGCTCCCAACTGTGATCCTCGTCGGCCGGCCCAACGTCGGCAAGTCCGCCCTCTTCAACCG CTTGATTCGGAGGAGGGAGGCCCTTGTTTACAACACTCCCGATGATCATGTCACCCGAGACATAAGAGAGGGCATAGCCAAGTTGGGGGATTTGAGATTCCGTGTGTTGGATTCGGCTGGGTTGGAGACGGCAGCGACTTCAGGTAGTATTCTTCATAGGACGACTGAGATGACTGGGAACGTACTCGCGAGGACAAAATTCGCAATCTTTTTGATAGATGTGAG GGATGGATTGCAGCCGCTTGATATGGAAGTAGGAAAGTGGTTGCGGAAGCATGGGCATGGTATTCATACCATTGTGGCCATGAATAAATCCGAGTCACTTGATGAACAAGGATTGCTTACTGCAGAGGCCGGTCAAGCATACACTTTAGGCTTCGGTGATCCAATTGCCATATCTGCGGAGACAGGTTTCGGGATGGCTGAGCTATATGAAACTCTCTGTCCATTGTTGGAGGATTATATGCTTCAACTTCCCAGCG ATAATCATGCCCGAGATGTTATTTCATCAGACGCAGAGGAGAACGGGGACTGCAAGTCACCTTTGCAACTTGCAATTGTTGGACGGCCCAATGTTGGAAAGTCTACCCTGCTAAATGCATTGTTACAAGAAGAGAGAGTTTTGGTTGGACCAGAGGCTGGTTTGACAAGGGATTCAATCAGAGCTCATTTCAGATTTGAAGAGAGAACTGTATTTTTG GTTGACACTGCTGGTTGGTTACagagatcagggaaagaaaagggACCTGCCTCCTTGAGTGTTATGCAAACAAGAAAAAATCTTATGAGGGCTCATGTAATAGCTGTAGTACTAGATGCAGAGGAG ATTGCAAAAGCTAAGACCAGCATGAAACATTCTGAAGTTGTTATTGCTCGCCAAGCAGTAGAAGAAGGCCGTGCTCTGGTTGTGATTGTTAACAAGATGGACTTGCTTAGGGGGAAACACAACTCAATATTGCGTGAGAAAGTCATAAAGGCTGTTCCACAAGAAATCCAGACAGTCCTACCACAG GTTACGGGAATACCAGTGGTATTTGTTTCAGCACTGGAGGGAAGGGGAAGGGTGGCTATCATGCGTCAGGTAGTGGACACATATCAAAAGTGGTGTTTAAGATTACCCACAGCACGCCTTAATCGCTGGTTGCGTAAG GTGATGAGTCGGCACTCCTGGAAAGATCAAGCAACCCAACCTAAGATCAAGTACTTCACTCAGGTCAAGGCTCGCCCACCAACATTTGTTGCATTTTTGAGTGGGAAAACACACCTCGCAGACACAGATATTAGATTTTTGACCAAGTCTCTGAAGGAGGATTTTGATCTTGGTGGGATCCCAATACGCATCACACAACATTCCGTCCCCAGAAAAGCAGAACTCAGCAAGAAGAGCAAGAAGCCATCCACAAGGATGAATGCGAGAATTTTATCAGAAAAAAGAGTTGCTTCGACAGAACTTGTTTCTTCTTGA
- the LOC135596058 gene encoding probable membrane-associated kinase regulator 2 — MSPPAMDSFGFLKYLRSGGNATSPAMDDAAAAVEPHDAGATIATSVLLPSDDTEEDDDDDHDQDEGPFFDLEFAAVTDDGGCEGEDEKNGSEVDLDGAEAEGEEEEREFNFAVSSDGSGGGDGGDGHGFDTFSPSHDDLFFKGKLVPFDASSIVIAAAAAASEADPKPQFPASFLRTATKFRVFLLGLRKPKPTPAEPNAAAVVADAEAPASAPVPAEAPAPAATEAAASPKKQLPHQNKFFIKFKVVEAPIVSFFARDSSSRNGGGGSSAAKPLPPADESTVAGVAATEAEEKKLLKEVLQKYLNKIKPRLPPPPTEESAVACAAAAEAEEKKLVKEVVQKYLNKIKPLYVRVSRRYAERLRLAGQLPPAEAMAAEATTGEGEETDAEAEVAVPQPRPATAAVAAAGGGKSLVAGLRVACKRLGKSRSASSAVEAIPSPPPSRRDDSLLQQQDGIQSAIAHCKRSFTAAEQGSESPLVRSMSDPGDGRSETTTASP, encoded by the exons ATGAGTCCCCCGGCCATGGACTCGTTCGGCTTCCTCAAATACCTGCGCAGCGGTGGCAACGCCACTAGCCCGGCCATGGACGACGCGGCAGCCGCCGTGGAGCCGCACGACGCCGGCGCCACCATCGCCACCTCCGTACTCTTACCCTCCGACGATActgaggaggacgacgacgacgaccacgACCAGGACGAAGGTCCTTTCTTCGACCTCGAGTTCGCGGCCGTGACAGACGACGGCGGCTGCGAGGGGGAGGACGAGAAGAACGGCTCGGAGGTTGACCTCGACGGTGCGGAGGcggaaggagaggaggaggagagggagtttAACTTTGCGGTGAGCTCCGACGGAAGCGGAGGAGGCGACGGCGGAGATGGGCACGGGTTCGACACCTTTTCTCCCTCCCATGACGATCTCTTCTTCAAGGGGAAGCTCGTCCCCTTCGACGCTTCTTCCATCGTCATCGCCGCCGCAGCCGCCGCTTCCGAGGCCGATCCCAAGCCCCAGTTCCCCGCCTCCTTTCTCAGAACCGCCACCAAGTTCCGCGTCTTCTTGCTTGGGCTCCGCAAACCCAAACCAACGCCGGCAGAGCCCAATGCCGCCGCCGTCGTCGCCGACGCTGAAGCTCCCGCTTCCGCTCCCGTCCCCGCCGAAGCCCCTGCCCCCGCGGCCACGGAGGCGGCGGCGTCTCCTAAGAAGCAGCTACCTCATCAGAACAAGTTCTTTATCAAGTTCAAAGTGGTGGAAGCTCCGATCGTTTCGTTCTTCGCCCGAGACAGCAGCTCTCGCAAcggaggcggcggcagcagcgccgCGAAACCTCTGCCTCCCGCGGATGAATCCACCGTTGCCGGTGTGGCGGCGACGGAGGCAGAGGAGAAGAAGTTGCTAAAGGAAGTGCTCCAGAAATATCTCAACAAGATCAAACCGCGGCTACCGCCGCCTCCGACGGAGGAGTCTGCCGTTGCATGCGCGGCGGCTGCGGAGGCAGAGGAGAAGAAGTTGGTAAAGGAAGTGGTCCAGAAGTATCTAAACAAGATCAAGCCGCTCTATGTTCGGGTTTCGAGGAGGTACGCAGAAAGGTTGAGGCTGGCCGGGCAGCTCCCTCCCGCCGAAGCGATGGCGGCGGAGGCGACTACCGGCGAAGGGGAGGAAACGGACGCGGAGGCAGAAGTCGCAGTGCCGCAGCCGCGGCCAGCAACTGCAGCGGTTGCGGCGGCGGGCGGGGGCAAGAGCCTGGTGGCGGGGCTGAGAGTGGCGTGCAAGCGGCTGGGGAAGAGCAGGTCTGCGTCGTCGGCCGTGGAGGCTATCCCGTCGCCGCCGCCGAGTCGGCGAGACGACTCGCTCCTCCAGCAGCAGGACGGTATCCAGAGCGCCATCGCGCACTGCAAGCGGTCCTTCACCGCCGCGGAGCAAG GTTCCGAGTCGCCGCTGGTGAGATCGATGAGCGATCCCGGCGACGGGAGATCAGAAACGACCACCGCGTCGCCCTAA
- the LOC135596057 gene encoding uncharacterized protein LOC135596057 isoform X1, which produces MLCRTEYLESYSYLFADKICPPPSIRPSSKTLNFRRPSCSGGGDPNKNRSRVCAYGRVEDEAQERVIRVSDPLRDEGLPPLFFVPLLNGASSSPLSPSVSPQQQQTDGGDEKQDYYVNMGYAIRTLREEFPDIFQREPNYDIYRDDIVFKDPLNTFVGINNYKRIFWALRLNGRVFFKAIWINIVSIWQPGENVIMIRWIVHGIPRVPWEIHGRFDGTSEYKLDKTGKIYEHRVDNVALNTPTKFRVLLVEELIQSLGCPSNPKPTYFETSLLSVISCLPSLLRFSWIRCYMAFYIVLAFRCNGKD; this is translated from the exons ATGTTATGTCGGACGGAATATCTCGAATCTTATTCCTATCTCTTCGCTGACAAAATCTGTCCGCCGCCCTCAATCCGACCTTCAt CCAAAACCCTAAACTTCCGTCGGCCGAGCTGCAGCGGTGGCGGTGATCCCAACAAGAACCGCTCCAGGGTTTGCGCCTATGGCCGGGTCGAGGACGAGGCGCAGGAGAGGGTGATTAGGGTTTCCGATCCCTTGCGGGATGAAGGTTTGCCCCCTCTCTTTTTCGTTCCCCTCCTCAACGGCGCTTCGTCTTCTCCTCTGTCCCCTTCTGTGAGCCCGCAGCAGCAGCAGACGGATGGCGGCGACGAGAAGCAAGATTACTATGTCAACATGGGATACGCGATTCGTACCTTGAGGGAAGAGTTTCCTGATATCTTCCAGCGCGAACCCAACTATGATATATACAG GGATGATATTGTCTTCAAAGACCCTCTCAACACCTTTGTTGGTATTAACAACTATAAACGGATATTCTGGGCTCTGAGACTCAATGGTCGTGTTTTCTTCAAGGCTATATGGATCAACATCGTGAGCATATGGCAGCCTGGAGAGAATGTTATTATGATTCGTTGGATTGTTCATGGCATTCCTCGGGTGCCTTGGGAGATTCATGGCCGCTTCGATGGAACCTCTGAGTACAAACTTGATAAGACCGGAAAGATATATGAACACCGTGTAGACAATGTTGCCCTTAACACACCGACCAAGTTTCGGGTATTGCTTGTGGAAGAGTTGATCCAATCACTTGGCTGCCCGTCCAATCCAAAGCCCACCTATTTTGAAACATCATTGTTAAGTGTCATTTCTTGCCTGCCATCTTTGTTGAGATTCTCATGGATCCGATGCTACATGGCATTTTACATAGTTCTTGCTTTTAGATGCAACGGAAAAGACTGA
- the LOC135596057 gene encoding uncharacterized protein LOC135596057 isoform X2, which yields MAFLLPLTEITLTQNRAAKTLNFRRPSCSGGGDPNKNRSRVCAYGRVEDEAQERVIRVSDPLRDEGLPPLFFVPLLNGASSSPLSPSVSPQQQQTDGGDEKQDYYVNMGYAIRTLREEFPDIFQREPNYDIYRDDIVFKDPLNTFVGINNYKRIFWALRLNGRVFFKAIWINIVSIWQPGENVIMIRWIVHGIPRVPWEIHGRFDGTSEYKLDKTGKIYEHRVDNVALNTPTKFRVLLVEELIQSLGCPSNPKPTYFETSLLSVISCLPSLLRFSWIRCYMAFYIVLAFRCNGKD from the exons ATGgctttcctcctccctctcaccGAGATCACCCTCACCCAAAATCGTGCAGCCAAAACCCTAAACTTCCGTCGGCCGAGCTGCAGCGGTGGCGGTGATCCCAACAAGAACCGCTCCAGGGTTTGCGCCTATGGCCGGGTCGAGGACGAGGCGCAGGAGAGGGTGATTAGGGTTTCCGATCCCTTGCGGGATGAAGGTTTGCCCCCTCTCTTTTTCGTTCCCCTCCTCAACGGCGCTTCGTCTTCTCCTCTGTCCCCTTCTGTGAGCCCGCAGCAGCAGCAGACGGATGGCGGCGACGAGAAGCAAGATTACTATGTCAACATGGGATACGCGATTCGTACCTTGAGGGAAGAGTTTCCTGATATCTTCCAGCGCGAACCCAACTATGATATATACAG GGATGATATTGTCTTCAAAGACCCTCTCAACACCTTTGTTGGTATTAACAACTATAAACGGATATTCTGGGCTCTGAGACTCAATGGTCGTGTTTTCTTCAAGGCTATATGGATCAACATCGTGAGCATATGGCAGCCTGGAGAGAATGTTATTATGATTCGTTGGATTGTTCATGGCATTCCTCGGGTGCCTTGGGAGATTCATGGCCGCTTCGATGGAACCTCTGAGTACAAACTTGATAAGACCGGAAAGATATATGAACACCGTGTAGACAATGTTGCCCTTAACACACCGACCAAGTTTCGGGTATTGCTTGTGGAAGAGTTGATCCAATCACTTGGCTGCCCGTCCAATCCAAAGCCCACCTATTTTGAAACATCATTGTTAAGTGTCATTTCTTGCCTGCCATCTTTGTTGAGATTCTCATGGATCCGATGCTACATGGCATTTTACATAGTTCTTGCTTTTAGATGCAACGGAAAAGACTGA
- the LOC135584775 gene encoding uncharacterized protein LOC135584775 — MAPSSASERPRRGDGLPFLCSVGRSMQSLTTNILSHLPFSPFNPSRTTPTTKSPMATPPGGSASVTLPLLLPPSSLSSSAGSSSHPGMSQGAASPSPSSAIKSFASGVRIEGLVSSSKAGGGPAFVGQVFSMLDPSGNGLMTVTTRFDIPFLSKRTPVWIKKILATVSNNEQKGPVFRFFMDLGDAVSYVKRLNIPTGMVGACRLDVAYEHFKEKPHMFQFVPNKKQVQAANKLLKQIPMKHGKRRVDGVPVFTAQNLNIAIATSDGLKWYTPYFFDKRLLDNILDTSIDQHFHTLMQNRHIQRRRDVIDDNLTADVVEEYSDSLFEPPEVQEMMDEMGQYGIPLSVISKAAEIQLLDVVDKVLLGNKWLRRATGIQPKFPYLVDSFEERSATSTLRSSLLATTAPNTEGSDSEQPDVQFDASRRGSDDNLQGCQAQSSRQTGFQFPFSNLFQNPWSRQQQKQQNFDNQMKSNARSESGAMNELLLNPLLPKITMVGISMGDSQMNKANLKKTMEDLTKELEQASHRSKLIEDMDPLFIANVGDYSGVTRLSSS; from the exons ATGGCCCCATCCTCCGCCTCGGAGAGACCACGCCGCGGCGACGGACTCCCCTTCTTGTGCTCCGTCGGCCGCTCCATGCAGTCTCTCACCACCAACATCCTCTCCCACCTCCCCTTCTCTCCCTTCAACCCTAGCCGCACCACCCCCACTACCAAATCTCCCATGGCCACTCCACCGGGCGGATCTGCCTCCGTTACCTTGCCCCTTCTCCTTCCCCCTTCatccctctcctcctccgccgGTTCCTCCTCTCACCCTGGCATGAGCCAGGGCGCggcgtcgccgtcgccgtcgtcgGCTATCAAGAGCTTTGCCTCGGGGGTGAGGATAGAGGGGCTCGTCTCGAGCTCCAAGGCCGGAGGTGGCCCTGCTTTCGTCGGGCAGGTCTTCAGCATGCTTGATCCCTCCGGCAATGGGCTCATGACTGTCACCACCCGATTCGACATCCCTTTCCTCTCAAAGAG GACACCAGTGTGGATCAAGAAAATACTTGCAACAGTTTCAAACAACGAACAGAAAGGCCCTGTTTTTCGATTTTTCATGGATTTAGGTGATGCAG TTTCATATGTTAAACGCCTTAATATTCCAACTGGTATGGTGGGTGCTTGCCGCCTTGATGTAGCATATGAACATTTCAAG GAAAAGCCCCATATGTTCCAATTTGTTCCAAATAAAAAACAG GTACAGGCAGCCAATAAGCTTCTTAAGCAAATCCCTATGAAACATGGGAAAAGAAGGGTTGATGGTGTTCCTGTCTTTACGGCCCAGAATTTGAATATTGCTATAGCAACAAGTGATGGATTAAAGTG GTATACACCATacttttttgataaaagattgcTGGACAATATTCTCGATACATCAATCGATCAACACTTTCACACCTTGATGCAAAACCGACACATACAACGACGGCGGGATGTTATCGATGATAATTTAACAGCAGATGTGGTTGAGGAATACAGTGACAGCTTGTTTGAGCCTCCAGAG GTTCAAGAAATGATGGATGAAATGGGACAATATGGAATACCACTTAGCGTCATATCAAAGGCTGCAGAGATTCAGCTCCTTGATGTTGTTGACAAAGTACTTCTCGGGAACAAGTGGTTGAGAAGAGCCACTGGTATTCAGCCCAAGTTCCCTTATCTGGTTGACTCATTTGAAGAACG GAGTGCCACTTCAACGCTGAGGTCTTCTTTATTGGCCACCACAGCTCCTAATACAGAAGGCTCTGATAGCGAGCAACCTGATGTGCAATTTGATGCTTCAAGACGCGGTTCAGACGATAACCTACAAGGATGCCAGGCTCAGTCATCACGTCAAACTGGTTTTCAATTTCCATTTTCAAACTTGTTTCAAAATCCCTGGTCAAGACAACAACAAAAACAGCAAAATTTCGACAACCAGATGAAGTCAAATGCCAG GTCTGAAAGTGGTGCTATGAATGAATTGTTGCTGAATCCCCTTCTTCCAAAGATCACGATGGTTGGCATCTCAATGGGCGACAGCCAGATGAACAAAGCAAACTTGAAGAAAACAATGGAAGACTTGACAAAGGAGTTAGAGCAAGCAAGTCACAGGTCCAAACTGATCGAAGACATGGATCCCCTTTTCATAGCAAACGTGGGTGATTACTCTGGCGTCACAAGGCTGAGTTCTTCGTGA
- the LOC103968918 gene encoding mitochondrial import inner membrane translocase subunit TIM17-2 has translation MGTPETSREPCPDRILDDVGGAFGMGAVGGSAFHFIKGLYNSPNGERLAGGVQAVRMNAPRVGGSFAVWGGLFSAFDCSMVYLRQKEDPWNSIVAGAATGGFLQMRQGAGPAARSALFGGILLALIEGAGIMLNRVLSAPQNLPPMEDPIPAGLPPNIAAMTAAAGTSSATTGGFSQVGYQPNESVGATSSSSSSSWFGGFFGGGKKQGDDLQGGGSKTEALESFDTPSTPIPSFEYK, from the coding sequence atggGGACGCCGGAGACCTCGCGGGAGCCGTGCCCGGATCGCATCCTGGACGACGTTGGCGGGGCCTTCGGCATGGGCGCCGTGGGTGGATCCGCCTTCCACTTCATCAAGGGCCTCTACAACTCTCCCAACGGGGAGCGTCTGGCGGGCGGAGTGCAGGCCGTCCGCATGAACGCTCCCCGTGTCGGCGGCAGCTTCGCCGTCTGGGGCGGTCTCTTCTCTGCCTTCGATTGCTCCATGGTCTACCTCCGCCAGAAGGAGGACCCCTGGAACTCCATCGTCGCCGGCGCCGCCACTGGCGGCTTCCTCCAGATGCGCCAGGGCGCTGGCCCCGCCGCCCGTTCCGCTCTCTTTGGCGGCATCCTTCTCGCTCTTATAGAGGGTGCCGGCATCATGCTTAACCGCGTCCTCAGTGCCCCCCAGAACCTCCCACCGATGGAAGATCCCATCCCGGCCGGGCTGCCGCCCAACATTGCAGCGATGACTGCGGCGGCCGGAACCTCGTCAGCCACGACTGGGGGGTTTTCACAGGTGGGGTATCAACCAAATGAGTCTGTCGGTGCCACCTCCtcgtcatcttcttcctcctgGTTTGGAGGTTTCTTTGGAGGTGGGAAGAAGCAAGGTGATGATTTGCAGGGTGGTGGCAGCAAGACTGAGGCGTTGGAGAGTTTCGATACGCCCAGTACACCAATTCCAAGCTTTGAGTACAAGTAA
- the LOC135595056 gene encoding probable WRKY transcription factor 27, with protein sequence MADDDWDLGAVVRSCRMAAAPRQPLSSSPLHTAPVEAEVEGGKGGSFLGFPDLFRGRDGVWELEELCKPFFPKVRQQLPLAAVAVAGPHQPPPSRQSHRPVSQIPRSKRKKNQQKKVVCHVPAAGLSSDVWAWRKYGQKPIKGSPYPRGYYRCSSSKGCLARKQVERSRADPAIFIITYTAEHNHPAPTHRNSLAGSTRHKLPSLEGDHPPPGNPSSSPPSSSTATGLSPTTPLTNSMEDELLRRRPMEGKDEDVDVDVDEEEGMILADDMEVMGEDDLLLVGGVEEGASPAASGGGGVPRR encoded by the exons ATGGCCGATGACGACTGGGACCTGGGCGCTGTGGTGAGGAGCTGCAGGATGGCGGCGGCGCCGAGACAGCCTTTGTCTTCGTCTCCTCTGCACACGGCGCCGGTTGAGGCGGAAGTCGAGGGAGGGAAAGGCGGCTCCTTTTTGGGGTTTCCTGATCTGTTCCGTGGCCGGGATGGTGTCTGGGAGCTGGAGGAGCTCTGCAAGCCCTTCTTCCCCAAAGTCCGGCAGCAGCTGCCGCTGGCTGCTGTCGCTGTGGCGGGGCCGCATCAACCGCCTCCGTCGAGGCAATCTCACCGGCCTGTCTCTCAAATCCCCCGTTCCAAACGAAA GAAGAACCAGCAGAAGAAGGTGGTGTGCCACGTCCCGGCCGCTGGGCTCTCCTCCGACGTGTGGGCGTGGCGGAAGTACGGCCAGAAACCCATCAAGGGCTCTCCTTATCCGCG GGGATACTACAGGTGTAGCAGCTCGAAGGGGTGCCTTGCCCGTAAGCAGGTGGAGCGCAGCCGGGCGGACCCGGCCATCTTCATCATCACCTACACCGCCGAGCACAACCACCCTGCGCCGACGCACCGCAACTCCCTCGCCGGCAGCACCCGCCACAAGTTACCCTCCCTTGAAGGAGACCACCCGCCCCCGGGCAACCCGTCCTCCAGTCCCCCGTCGTCGTCTACTGCCACCGGACTCTCCCCCACCACCCCGCTCACGAACTCCATGGAGGACGAGCTCCTCCGTCGTCGGCCAATGGAGGGGAAGGACGAGGACGTGGACGTGGACGTGGACGAAGAGGAGGGAATGATATTGGCGGACGACATGGAGGTCATGGGCGAGGACGACTTGCTCTTGGTGGGCGGCGTGGAGGAAGGTGCTAGCCCTGCAGCCAGCGGCGGCGGAGGCGTTCCTCGGCGATGA